From the genome of Paenibacillus sp., one region includes:
- a CDS encoding sugar ABC transporter permease, which translates to MHKLLSDRKTIFLLMAPGVLLVSSLIFVPIGLAFYYSLTDWSGVGAYALVGFDHYISIFTNDPIFWRSLRNSVLLGLGLTLVQHPFAIFVAMLIQYCGRYERWLQVCIFIPAIISTFVTTKLWTSIFDTQFGLLNRMLEGVGLEAWRQDWLGDPGWAMACIVFVCMWQGFGYAFLLYFAGIKGVSKELHEAAMLDGATQRQWNARIVLPLLAPVIRVNLVLAVVAAFKQMETVYLLTGGGPANATHFMSTYLYSKAFRESMYGYGNAISILLVVVCLAVTVLMNNAMNRETGESA; encoded by the coding sequence ATGCATAAGCTGCTAAGCGATCGTAAAACCATCTTTCTGTTGATGGCGCCGGGGGTTCTGCTCGTCTCCTCGCTTATTTTCGTCCCGATCGGGCTGGCGTTTTATTACAGCCTGACGGATTGGAGCGGCGTCGGCGCCTACGCGTTAGTCGGGTTCGATCACTATATCTCGATTTTTACGAACGATCCGATTTTTTGGAGGTCGCTGCGGAACTCGGTGCTGCTCGGGCTCGGATTGACGCTCGTTCAGCATCCGTTTGCGATTTTCGTCGCCATGCTTATTCAATATTGCGGGCGCTACGAGCGATGGCTCCAGGTGTGCATTTTCATCCCGGCCATCATCTCCACCTTCGTCACGACGAAGCTGTGGACCAGCATCTTCGACACTCAATTCGGTTTGTTGAACCGGATGCTCGAAGGGGTCGGACTCGAGGCGTGGCGGCAGGATTGGCTCGGCGATCCGGGCTGGGCGATGGCTTGCATCGTCTTCGTCTGCATGTGGCAAGGGTTCGGCTACGCGTTCCTGCTGTACTTCGCGGGCATCAAAGGCGTCTCGAAGGAGCTGCACGAAGCCGCGATGCTGGACGGCGCCACGCAGCGGCAATGGAATGCGAGGATCGTGCTGCCGCTGCTCGCGCCCGTCATTCGCGTCAATCTGGTGCTCGCGGTCGTCGCCGCGTTCAAGCAGATGGAAACCGTCTATTTGTTGACGGGCGGGGGACCTGCGAACGCCACCCATTTTATGTCGACGTATTTGTATTCGAAGGCGTTCCGCGAGAGCATGTACGGCTACGGCAACGCGATTTCCATCTTGTTGGTCGTCGTTTGTTTGGCCGTCACCGTCCTTATGAACAACGCCATGAACCGGGAAACGGGGGAGAGCGCATGA
- a CDS encoding sensor histidine kinase, with protein MRFASPAWYRRVPIRLKIFLWFAPLLIATISATGAYAFRIAAGEMTAKLQAEQQSAASAASDHLDYIAQDAAEVANYLFLMPEIQALLASDASSGKYVSYQNVNDSINRLMVTRPYFQFLTIYSHRFAPIQFNNKGLSTAISFEEYRRLYDYDAALRDAPIDSWSVETPGQADRIFYGDQMTKVLLTRVLKNSRNYEAEGVLLLGIDEADIRASYAPAAGSAEIAVVSEDGIVLSDSGGRWIGKPARELPYFREDAFDLNRMDDAVDSSSWLAAHEQSPQTGWHVLVLRPRSELLRELDRITWTTASIVLVTILVSMILSWTAAGWITQPIRLVLSSMKRFQKGQFDERVDIVGQDEVGELGAGYNIMVQRIRQLVDDVYASELKQKQAELKLLQSQINPHFLYNTLNTIAWTAQKHNDKLVADMVYSLSGIFKTSLNQGGDLVELREEFQLLEHYLFLQKMRFPSHLAYELDLAPDVSGFPIPKLLIQPLVENSIVHGIEPLADELGLIQVKAAAADGALSIEVTDNGVGIPADRLEALRNEPDGRDDSGYALHNVRSRLRLHYGDGASLDLHSEPGSGTRVTIAIPMKRG; from the coding sequence ATGCGCTTCGCTTCCCCCGCATGGTATCGCCGCGTACCGATTCGTCTCAAAATCTTTCTCTGGTTCGCGCCGCTGCTGATCGCGACGATTTCCGCTACGGGCGCCTACGCGTTCCGGATCGCCGCGGGCGAGATGACGGCCAAATTGCAGGCGGAGCAGCAAAGCGCGGCGAGCGCCGCCTCGGACCATCTGGACTATATCGCGCAGGACGCCGCGGAAGTCGCGAACTACTTGTTCTTAATGCCCGAAATTCAAGCGCTGCTCGCGTCGGACGCCTCGAGTGGAAAATACGTTTCTTATCAAAATGTAAACGATTCCATCAATCGATTGATGGTCACGCGGCCGTATTTTCAATTTTTGACGATTTACTCCCACCGGTTCGCACCGATTCAATTCAATAACAAAGGGCTGTCGACCGCGATTTCCTTCGAAGAGTATCGACGCCTGTACGATTATGACGCCGCGCTGCGGGATGCGCCGATCGACAGCTGGAGCGTCGAGACGCCCGGGCAAGCGGATCGCATTTTTTACGGGGATCAAATGACGAAAGTGCTGCTGACGCGCGTGCTCAAAAACAGCCGAAATTATGAAGCGGAAGGCGTCCTGCTGCTCGGCATCGACGAAGCGGACATCCGGGCCTCGTACGCGCCGGCCGCCGGCAGCGCCGAAATCGCGGTCGTCAGCGAGGACGGCATCGTCCTGTCGGACAGCGGAGGCCGATGGATCGGCAAACCGGCGCGGGAGCTGCCGTATTTCCGCGAGGACGCGTTCGATCTGAACCGCATGGACGATGCGGTCGATTCGTCTTCCTGGCTGGCGGCGCACGAGCAATCGCCCCAGACGGGCTGGCATGTCCTCGTGCTGCGCCCCCGCAGCGAGCTGCTGCGGGAGCTCGACCGCATCACGTGGACGACGGCGAGCATCGTGCTCGTGACGATCCTCGTCAGCATGATTCTCTCTTGGACCGCGGCCGGGTGGATCACGCAGCCGATTCGGCTCGTCCTCTCGTCCATGAAGCGGTTCCAGAAGGGGCAGTTCGACGAACGCGTCGACATCGTCGGGCAGGACGAAGTCGGGGAGCTCGGGGCCGGCTACAACATTATGGTGCAGCGCATCCGGCAGCTCGTCGACGACGTGTACGCTTCCGAATTGAAGCAGAAACAAGCGGAGCTAAAGCTGCTGCAGTCGCAAATCAACCCGCATTTTTTGTATAACACGTTAAACACGATCGCCTGGACGGCTCAGAAGCATAACGACAAGCTCGTCGCCGATATGGTGTACTCGCTGTCCGGCATTTTCAAGACGAGTTTAAACCAAGGCGGCGATCTCGTCGAGCTCCGCGAGGAGTTTCAGCTCCTCGAGCATTATTTGTTTTTGCAGAAAATGAGGTTCCCGTCGCACCTCGCTTACGAGCTCGACCTCGCCCCGGACGTGAGCGGCTTCCCGATTCCGAAGCTGCTCATCCAGCCGCTCGTGGAAAACAGCATCGTCCACGGCATCGAACCGCTCGCCGACGAGCTGGGACTCATCCAAGTGAAAGCCGCGGCGGCGGACGGCGCGCTCTCGATCGAGGTGACGGACAACGGCGTCGGCATCCCCGCGGATCGGCTCGAGGCGCTGCGGAACGAGCCGGACGGACGGGATGACAGCGGCTACGCGCTGCACAACGTGCGCAGCCGTCTCCGGCTCCATTACGGGGACGGCGCGTCGCTCGACCTGCACAGCGAACCCGGCTCCGGGACGAGAGTGACGATCGCGATTCCGATGAAACGGGGGTAA
- a CDS encoding ABC transporter substrate-binding protein, whose product MNGWNKAKTGSLAIAAAMALTACSGGTAGDTAAAPEKAESGAQQQEQPAAEPITLRFFTNNSDRTVGQGKMEQELIDRYMQENPNITIEVETLSPDPQYQDKIKVYAASEGMPDIFSSWGNTNFLKPLVDSGAVAEISKDDLAGHGFVDAALDAFSFDGKLYGLPRNSDFWVMYYNKQIFADLGIAVPQTEADFVKAVETLKANDIVPIAMDGRDPWVSGIWFDTMLQRVSGTWETAQKAMDGSGTYEDPATIAAAEKLQQWVDIGAFGEGFLNQDYGMARNMFGQGKAAMYMMGNWEMGMAADENFPEEVRSSIGAFALPAVDGGQGKASDLAAWFGGGYSVSNDSAHKEEAIAFLKWMFQPDNWAKGVWQNGITFPAQTYDQLMTGNETALQQDLSRIFNEATSYSGMLAQDKFTADTQKVYYDSIQQVAVKSIAPDAFAKAIADAAKKSVEASK is encoded by the coding sequence ATGAACGGATGGAACAAAGCGAAAACCGGCTCGCTCGCGATCGCGGCGGCTATGGCGTTGACTGCGTGCAGCGGCGGAACGGCGGGCGACACGGCGGCTGCGCCGGAGAAGGCGGAGAGCGGCGCGCAGCAGCAGGAGCAGCCGGCGGCCGAGCCGATTACGCTGCGGTTCTTCACGAATAACTCCGACCGCACCGTGGGCCAGGGCAAAATGGAGCAGGAGCTTATCGATCGGTACATGCAGGAAAACCCGAACATTACGATCGAAGTGGAGACGCTCTCCCCGGATCCGCAGTATCAAGACAAAATTAAAGTGTACGCCGCTTCCGAAGGAATGCCGGACATTTTCAGCTCTTGGGGGAACACGAACTTCCTGAAGCCTCTCGTCGACAGCGGCGCCGTCGCGGAAATTTCCAAAGACGACCTCGCCGGCCACGGCTTCGTGGATGCCGCGCTCGATGCGTTCAGCTTCGACGGGAAGCTGTACGGCCTGCCGCGGAACTCGGATTTTTGGGTCATGTATTATAACAAACAAATATTCGCCGACCTCGGCATCGCGGTGCCGCAGACGGAAGCGGATTTCGTGAAAGCGGTCGAAACGCTGAAGGCGAACGACATCGTTCCGATCGCCATGGACGGGCGTGATCCGTGGGTGTCCGGCATTTGGTTCGACACGATGCTGCAGCGCGTATCCGGCACGTGGGAAACGGCTCAGAAGGCGATGGACGGCAGCGGCACGTACGAAGATCCGGCAACGATCGCGGCGGCGGAAAAGCTGCAGCAGTGGGTCGACATCGGCGCCTTCGGGGAAGGGTTCCTGAACCAAGATTACGGCATGGCGAGGAATATGTTCGGTCAAGGCAAAGCGGCGATGTATATGATGGGGAACTGGGAAATGGGCATGGCCGCGGACGAAAACTTCCCGGAAGAGGTGCGGAGCAGCATCGGCGCCTTCGCGCTCCCGGCCGTCGATGGCGGTCAAGGCAAAGCGAGCGATCTGGCGGCATGGTTCGGCGGCGGGTATTCGGTATCGAACGACTCCGCGCATAAAGAAGAGGCGATCGCGTTCCTCAAGTGGATGTTCCAGCCAGACAATTGGGCGAAGGGCGTATGGCAGAACGGCATTACGTTCCCGGCGCAGACGTACGATCAGCTGATGACCGGCAACGAAACGGCGCTTCAACAGGACCTGAGCCGCATCTTTAACGAAGCGACGTCGTACTCCGGCATGCTGGCGCAGGACAAATTTACGGCGGACACGCAAAAGGTGTATTACGACTCGATTCAACAGGTCGCTGTGAAAAGCATCGCGCCGGACGCGTTCGCGAAAGCGATTGCGGACGCGGCGAAGAAGTCGGTAGAAGCCTCGAAATAA
- a CDS encoding carbohydrate ABC transporter permease — translation MTSKREELTPPWATAPSAARAVFAGFMALLAAANVFPLIWLFNFSLLKSGDFFGSDILKWPNPPMWKNYADAFVNARIPQLFGNSALISAAAIVLIVVCAVPMSYALTRMRWRGRKTATALVMAGMIVPIYSTLLPNFILFKEVGMLNTYASLILPYAAFQVPISMYILTGFLETVPKELEEAAVMDGLSVPGLIYRIVLPLLKPAIATVAVIAFLACWNEFIMAVTYIDTDALRTLPFAVVYFMGQYSSNYGAQFAVLAIICIPSIAMYLGFTDHINRGITAGAVKG, via the coding sequence ATGACATCGAAACGGGAAGAGTTGACGCCGCCGTGGGCGACGGCGCCATCGGCGGCCAGGGCGGTATTCGCCGGCTTTATGGCGCTGCTCGCGGCGGCGAACGTATTTCCGCTCATATGGCTGTTCAACTTTTCGCTGCTGAAGAGCGGAGATTTTTTCGGCTCCGACATATTGAAGTGGCCGAACCCGCCGATGTGGAAAAATTACGCGGACGCCTTCGTGAACGCCCGCATCCCGCAGCTGTTCGGCAATAGCGCGCTCATTTCGGCGGCCGCCATCGTGCTAATCGTCGTCTGCGCGGTGCCGATGAGCTACGCGCTGACCCGGATGCGGTGGCGGGGGCGGAAGACGGCGACCGCGCTCGTCATGGCGGGGATGATCGTGCCGATTTATTCGACGCTGCTGCCGAATTTCATCCTGTTTAAGGAAGTCGGCATGCTGAATACGTACGCCTCGTTGATTTTGCCGTACGCCGCGTTCCAGGTGCCGATCAGCATGTACATCCTGACGGGCTTCCTAGAAACCGTTCCGAAGGAGCTGGAAGAAGCGGCCGTCATGGACGGGCTGTCTGTGCCCGGGCTCATTTACCGCATCGTGCTGCCGCTGTTAAAGCCCGCGATCGCCACGGTGGCGGTCATCGCGTTCCTAGCGTGCTGGAACGAATTCATTATGGCGGTCACGTACATCGATACCGACGCGCTGCGCACGCTGCCGTTCGCGGTCGTTTATTTCATGGGCCAATATTCGTCTAACTACGGAGCGCAGTTCGCGGTGCTGGCCATCATTTGCATCCCGTCCATCGCGATGTATTTGGGATTTACGGATCATATCAATCGGGGCATCACCGCAGGCGCGGTGAAAGGGTGA
- a CDS encoding cellulase family glycosylhydrolase codes for MKGRESLRMDGAMEVSGFVRAEGTKLVNGRGQELLLRGVGFGSWLLPEGYMWRFPDAGDRPRRIERAIRGWIGSEKAARFWEAYYDAYIAEADIAAVAAEGFNSVRIPINARFLIDGEEPLRLREDRLRLLDRAIRWCEKHALYVVLDLHGAPGGQTGTNIDDSERELPELFTDERNRRLTVELWRRLAQRYRDEWIVAGYDLLNEPLPNWFAQYNDRVMPLYKDIVRAIREVDDRHMIILEGVHWATDWSIFDERIDDNLMLQFHKYWNNPDTESIRPFLEKREAWNVPIFMGEGGENNCDWYAGAFRLFEDHGISWNFWTWKKMDCGNSPYSVVMPERWPRLVQHLEGGPAPDPADAERTLWAYLDNLSLERCEHRPEVGNALFRRAPVRIPAAFYDYGEEGFGIRPRATDGAGFRANDGTDIRFAEGARDRPNFQHMRGEAWQPDEWMYVRLEAEEWASYTFTVPPPHSARKHVLSVRLRAEGEAACDIALNGAPLGTFREESGEWRTLTLSHAFLPGFGEHRLRVRTTKGAVALLWLELALAEP; via the coding sequence ATGAAAGGCAGAGAGAGTCTCCGTATGGACGGCGCGATGGAGGTGTCGGGCTTCGTCAGGGCGGAAGGGACGAAGCTCGTGAACGGCCGCGGGCAGGAGCTGCTGCTGCGGGGCGTAGGATTCGGCAGCTGGCTGCTGCCCGAAGGGTATATGTGGCGCTTCCCGGACGCCGGGGATCGCCCGCGCCGGATCGAGCGTGCGATTCGCGGGTGGATCGGGTCGGAGAAGGCGGCCCGGTTTTGGGAGGCGTATTATGACGCCTACATTGCGGAAGCGGACATCGCGGCGGTCGCGGCCGAAGGGTTCAACTCGGTTCGCATCCCGATCAATGCGAGGTTTCTGATCGACGGCGAGGAGCCGCTTCGGCTTCGCGAGGACCGGCTGCGGCTGCTCGATCGGGCGATTCGCTGGTGCGAGAAGCACGCGCTGTACGTCGTCTTGGATTTGCACGGCGCGCCGGGCGGCCAGACGGGCACGAACATCGACGACTCCGAGCGCGAGCTGCCCGAGCTGTTCACGGACGAGCGGAACCGGCGGCTGACGGTCGAGCTGTGGCGCCGCCTCGCGCAGCGGTACCGCGACGAGTGGATTGTCGCCGGGTACGATTTGCTGAACGAGCCGCTGCCGAACTGGTTTGCGCAGTACAACGACCGGGTGATGCCGCTGTACAAGGACATCGTTCGCGCGATCCGCGAAGTGGACGACCGCCACATGATTATCCTGGAAGGCGTCCATTGGGCGACGGATTGGTCGATATTCGACGAGCGGATCGACGACAACCTCATGCTGCAGTTTCACAAATATTGGAACAACCCCGATACCGAAAGCATCCGTCCGTTCCTCGAGAAACGCGAGGCGTGGAACGTGCCCATCTTCATGGGGGAGGGCGGGGAGAACAACTGCGATTGGTACGCCGGCGCGTTTCGCTTGTTCGAGGACCACGGGATTTCGTGGAATTTCTGGACGTGGAAAAAGATGGACTGCGGCAACTCCCCGTATTCCGTCGTCATGCCGGAGAGGTGGCCGCGGCTCGTGCAGCATCTGGAAGGCGGGCCTGCGCCGGATCCCGCGGACGCGGAGCGAACGTTATGGGCGTATCTCGACAATTTGTCCCTCGAACGGTGCGAGCATCGTCCCGAGGTTGGGAACGCGCTATTTCGCCGGGCACCGGTTCGCATTCCCGCAGCGTTTTACGATTACGGGGAAGAAGGCTTCGGCATCCGCCCGCGCGCCACGGACGGCGCCGGGTTTCGCGCGAACGACGGCACGGACATCCGATTCGCGGAGGGGGCGCGAGATCGGCCGAATTTCCAGCATATGCGCGGGGAAGCGTGGCAGCCGGACGAATGGATGTACGTGCGGCTCGAAGCAGAGGAGTGGGCGTCGTACACGTTCACGGTGCCGCCGCCGCATTCCGCGCGGAAACACGTGCTCTCCGTCCGCTTGCGGGCGGAAGGGGAGGCGGCTTGCGACATCGCGCTGAATGGGGCGCCGCTCGGAACGTTTCGCGAGGAGTCGGGGGAGTGGCGAACGCTGACGCTCTCGCATGCGTTCCTGCCGGGCTTCGGAGAGCACCGGCTTCGCGTGCGGACGACGAAGGGCGCGGTCGCTCTGCTGTGGCTGGAGCTTGCGTTGGCGGAGCCGTAG
- a CDS encoding stalk domain-containing protein, which produces MRKTLIAAVAATMLTLPAVSPAGAEALASYVRSYNAGSLVKTDGTLWTWGGERAVPTPIHGLTDVAAAYDGGWIVKNDGTVWVWEGTTSGEPRLDPVPGADVLREVAGDSFSRSVAIDSAGRAFVREWVEPGVFGAPGPLEGIEGAVDVSRSRQQFYLFVLSDGTVKAANDDLDSVETLAGIERAKAVDGNLVLKDDGTVWEVSRADADGWESSLRLAANRVEGLNPIQSIAGYDEVRLAIDARSGLWFWGATRTGASDGTIVHEQRKPVQLSGIADVKEAVHVERSIVALTTDGDLYETSTSRESMPADAPFRKLAEGVVSLKSGGRNVIFQKADGTLWGWGVNKGAALGAGSEEFLHDEPVPVQKPISISLNGRPVQLTNGVMLRDGLTFVPLRSVFTSMGAELVWDHATKSVAIRKDGPSPLTIVVDYEKGAVIKNGTTVVMAEAPFISSGTSYLPLRFVSESLGAKVDWYADQYHIAITTGAE; this is translated from the coding sequence ATGCGCAAAACGTTGATCGCCGCCGTCGCCGCCACGATGTTGACCTTGCCGGCGGTATCGCCTGCGGGGGCGGAGGCGCTCGCCTCGTACGTGCGGTCGTACAATGCCGGGTCGCTCGTGAAGACGGACGGTACGCTGTGGACGTGGGGCGGCGAACGGGCGGTGCCGACGCCGATTCACGGTTTGACGGACGTCGCCGCCGCGTATGACGGGGGATGGATCGTCAAGAACGACGGGACCGTGTGGGTTTGGGAGGGGACGACGTCGGGCGAGCCGCGCCTTGACCCGGTGCCGGGAGCGGACGTCCTCCGGGAGGTCGCGGGCGACTCGTTTTCGAGGTCGGTCGCGATCGATTCCGCCGGCCGCGCGTTCGTGCGCGAATGGGTCGAACCCGGCGTGTTCGGCGCCCCGGGGCCGCTCGAAGGGATCGAGGGCGCCGTCGACGTCTCGCGATCGCGGCAGCAATTTTACTTGTTCGTCCTCTCGGACGGCACGGTGAAAGCCGCGAACGACGATTTGGATTCGGTCGAGACGCTGGCCGGCATCGAACGGGCGAAAGCCGTCGACGGCAATCTCGTCCTGAAGGACGACGGCACGGTGTGGGAGGTGTCCCGCGCGGACGCCGACGGTTGGGAAAGTTCTCTCCGTCTTGCGGCGAACCGCGTCGAAGGGTTGAACCCGATCCAATCGATCGCCGGGTACGACGAGGTCCGCCTCGCCATTGACGCGCGGTCCGGCTTGTGGTTTTGGGGGGCGACGCGCACCGGCGCGTCGGACGGCACGATCGTCCACGAGCAGAGGAAGCCGGTGCAGCTCAGCGGTATCGCCGATGTGAAGGAGGCGGTCCATGTCGAACGGTCGATCGTTGCGCTGACGACGGACGGCGACCTGTACGAAACTTCGACCAGCCGGGAATCAATGCCGGCGGACGCGCCGTTCCGCAAGCTCGCCGAGGGCGTCGTATCCTTGAAGTCGGGCGGCAGGAATGTCATTTTCCAGAAAGCGGACGGCACACTGTGGGGCTGGGGCGTTAACAAAGGCGCCGCGCTCGGCGCGGGCAGCGAAGAGTTCCTTCATGACGAGCCGGTGCCGGTGCAAAAGCCGATCTCAATCAGCCTGAACGGCCGGCCGGTGCAGCTGACGAACGGCGTCATGCTGCGCGACGGCTTGACGTTCGTGCCGCTCCGCTCCGTATTCACCTCGATGGGAGCGGAGCTCGTTTGGGATCATGCGACGAAATCGGTCGCGATTCGCAAGGACGGCCCGTCCCCGCTGACGATCGTCGTCGATTACGAGAAGGGCGCGGTCATTAAGAACGGAACGACCGTCGTTATGGCGGAGGCGCCGTTCATCTCGTCGGGCACGTCGTACCTGCCGCTGCGGTTCGTCAGCGAATCGCTCGGCGCGAAGGTGGATTGGTACGCGGATCAATACCATATCGCGATTACGACAGGCGCGGAATAA
- a CDS encoding response regulator yields the protein MLRLLIVEDEQLTREGLADLIDWASIGIRIDGLAANGLEAVQLLAAQPADLLLTDIRMPVMDGLQLIEEVRRRDWPTTCILLSGYGDFEYAQKAMRLGVTDYLVKPCSPDDIRSLFVRVAESLREERRRTDRLKGIESRLRASVPHAKSEVLRQWLRHPPVVTEDRRLQLKQLGMSVAFEYPLVIAVRIDHRSLDRYDERTSDVKLVTFAASNIMKETLEQTLMQPIEIVLEQDLLVAVGNGLFEWMEEKVAAGAAKLKDNLQRYLRLSVGIGVSDPKPTLNELHEAFREAAEALEFRFFLGASVVYRRDAERWKAGALPGRLRQAEMLRVEQAAIEHLRAGLFAELLNDTEAWLTAFQGEYTQSREDIHGQTIAFLSRMLQTAAEIAPPGTDVDADPARIREQVHGVDTFEELNGIVYRYIRSVVEALQSRKPMKRKVQQALDYIAERYNESGMSLAGAANALFVSSAYLSSLFKQELGVNFLDYVHQFRIEKAKALLQSTDLKIQAVAREVGYFDEAHFTKTFKKWTGMLPSQYKKETQL from the coding sequence ATGCTGAGACTGCTTATCGTGGAAGACGAACAATTGACGAGGGAAGGGCTCGCCGATTTGATCGACTGGGCGTCGATCGGCATCCGGATCGACGGACTCGCCGCCAACGGCTTGGAGGCCGTGCAGCTTCTCGCCGCGCAGCCGGCGGACCTGCTGCTTACCGACATCCGCATGCCCGTAATGGACGGACTTCAATTAATTGAGGAGGTGCGCAGGCGCGACTGGCCGACGACCTGCATCCTGCTCTCCGGCTACGGCGACTTCGAATACGCGCAGAAGGCGATGCGGCTCGGGGTGACGGACTATCTCGTTAAGCCATGCTCGCCGGACGACATTCGGAGCTTGTTCGTGCGCGTCGCGGAGTCGCTGCGGGAGGAACGGCGCCGGACGGATCGGCTGAAAGGAATCGAATCGCGGCTGCGCGCGAGCGTGCCGCACGCGAAGTCGGAGGTGCTTCGGCAGTGGCTCCGGCACCCTCCCGTCGTGACGGAAGACCGGCGTCTGCAGCTGAAGCAGCTTGGCATGTCCGTCGCGTTCGAATACCCGCTCGTCATCGCCGTCCGGATCGATCACCGATCGCTGGACCGGTACGACGAGCGTACGTCCGACGTCAAGCTGGTTACGTTCGCGGCGTCGAATATTATGAAGGAAACGCTGGAGCAGACGCTGATGCAGCCGATCGAAATCGTGTTGGAGCAAGACCTGCTCGTCGCGGTCGGCAACGGCCTGTTCGAATGGATGGAAGAGAAAGTCGCCGCGGGCGCGGCCAAGCTGAAGGACAATTTGCAGCGGTATTTGCGGCTGTCGGTCGGCATCGGCGTCAGCGATCCGAAGCCGACGCTGAACGAGCTGCACGAAGCGTTCCGAGAAGCGGCGGAAGCGCTCGAATTCCGCTTTTTCCTCGGCGCTTCGGTCGTCTACCGCCGCGACGCGGAACGGTGGAAGGCCGGCGCCCTCCCCGGCCGGCTGCGGCAGGCGGAGATGCTGCGGGTGGAGCAAGCCGCTATCGAACATTTGCGCGCGGGGCTGTTCGCGGAGCTGCTCAACGATACCGAAGCGTGGTTAACCGCGTTCCAGGGCGAATATACGCAGTCCCGGGAGGATATCCACGGGCAGACGATCGCCTTCTTAAGCCGCATGCTGCAGACGGCCGCGGAGATCGCTCCGCCGGGGACGGACGTCGACGCCGATCCCGCGCGCATTCGGGAGCAGGTGCACGGGGTCGACACGTTCGAAGAGCTGAACGGCATCGTGTACCGCTATATTCGCAGCGTCGTCGAAGCGCTGCAGTCCCGCAAGCCGATGAAGCGAAAGGTGCAGCAGGCGCTGGATTACATCGCCGAGCGCTACAACGAATCCGGCATGTCGCTCGCCGGGGCCGCGAACGCGCTGTTCGTCTCGAGCGCATATTTGTCCTCGCTCTTCAAGCAGGAGCTGGGCGTCAACTTTTTGGATTACGTGCACCAGTTCCGCATCGAGAAGGCCAAAGCGCTGCTACAATCGACCGATCTGAAAATTCAGGCGGTCGCCCGCGAGGTCGGCTATTTCGACGAAGCGCATTTTACGAAAACGTTCAAGAAATGGACGGGCATGCTCCCTTCGCAATATAAAAAGGAAACGCAATTATAA